The DNA region TGATTACTTTAATTCCAACAGCAATAGCTCTCTCATCTGGATCAAATTTAGAACTATGAAGAGGAGCGCATCCATTAGCACTAGCAACGCCAAGCCTAAACATAGCCCCTGGAATCTCATTTAAAAATTCAGCAAAATCCTCTGCTCCTAGTGATGGTTTTTGCAATTCAATAACATTTTCCTGACCCAAAACCTTAATTCCCGAATCTCTGAGGACTCTATTAATTTCAGAATTATTATTAACTGCCGGAGTTATTTCTCTAAATATTATTTTTGCTTCAGCTCCGCAACTATTAGCTAGAGAAGTGATATTTTCATTGAGCCAATTACCCATATTCTTAAATACTTTACGATTAGTGCATCTAACTGTACCAATTAAATTAACCTTTTCTGCAAGAACATTGAATGCATTGCCACCATTTATTTTCCCAAAAGTTATTACTACAGGATCTAAAGGGTCTAACTTCCTAGTTATTGATTCTTGAATTCCTGTGATAACTTTAGAGGCTACCCAAATGGCATCAACTCCTTCATGAGGTCGAGCACCATGGCCTGATTTTCCTTTAATCTCTACCTTAAGTTCTCCCGCAGCTGCAGTTAAACTTCCCTCTTTAATACCAATAGTCCCTACTGATAAATCTGGGTAAACATGAACCCCCAATATATGGGTTAAACCATTAGTTGCACCATCCTTAATCATCCATCTAGCTCCACTCGCAATTTCTTCAGCGGGCTGAAAAATTATCCGAGTCCCAAAATTTAGTTTTAAATCCTTAATAATTTTTGCCACCCCCAATCCAATTGATATATGCAAATCGTGACCACAAGCATGCATAACACCATCAACTTTTGAAGAAAAACTTAATTTAGTTTCCTCAAATATTGGCAAAGCATCCATATCCACTCTTAAACCTATAATGCCTTCATCTAAGGGTCCAAAATCAGCTATGACTCCTGTTCTACCTATAGATTCTCTAACATTCCAACCAATATTTTTCAAGAAACCAGTTATCAAGATCGCTGTTTGATTTTCAAGTCCACTTAATTCCGGATGTGCATGGATATGTCTTCTTAAGTTAATTAATTCATCAT from Prochlorococcus marinus XMU1410 includes:
- a CDS encoding amidohydrolase; the protein is MNRDQFYKKIDSFNDELINLRRHIHAHPELSGLENQTAILITGFLKNIGWNVRESIGRTGVIADFGPLDEGIIGLRVDMDALPIFEETKLSFSSKVDGVMHACGHDLHISIGLGVAKIIKDLKLNFGTRIIFQPAEEIASGARWMIKDGATNGLTHILGVHVYPDLSVGTIGIKEGSLTAAAGELKVEIKGKSGHGARPHEGVDAIWVASKVITGIQESITRKLDPLDPVVITFGKINGGNAFNVLAEKVNLIGTVRCTNRKVFKNMGNWLNENITSLANSCGAEAKIIFREITPAVNNNSEINRVLRDSGIKVLGQENVIELQKPSLGAEDFAEFLNEIPGAMFRLGVASANGCAPLHSSKFDPDERAIAVGIKVITESIVKLNNEKINAIGK